Within Garra rufa chromosome 9, GarRuf1.0, whole genome shotgun sequence, the genomic segment agcgagtcacggattcaaccgtTCGTTCCCGGTTTGTTCACTGACTCACCCcattcattaaattaaaatgctaaatcattcagtattgaAACACCGCTGTGTGTTTCTCAGATTCGTGACTGTTCTGCTGTGTCTTTCCTTATAACTGTTTCGTTAACAAAAACGGTcagtgatgtgtctaaaatgtaagtcagttaatattaactactagtttaactactgttgtataaaatcaatgtcacgtttgcCATCGTAATGGTGCTAAcctatataatatgttatacaatatttatcttttttttctaccgcagtatgtttgtttctttgtgtatgctgttgcgcCTATTAGTTTGAAAATTTCCATAATTCAGATaggctgcacgagcttgatacttgatactgtccgttttcagtcaccgtttacactgtaagtaatacaatcagaatcattctcaccaaagatttgttgctgcgctagttattgtttgttattgatgttttaatcaggttacttgtccaGTCGGACAAGTAAAATTCTCCTTCACTTGCccattcacaaaatccacttgtcccggacaagctttaatgtcgagccctgcttGGCTACACGtcactttttcttttctttttttaaattgtggTTCAGGCCTCAAACTCACTCTCAGCATTACTGGACTTCCAGTTGTGAAATCTACAAATGATCTTGAAATTGTGAATAGCTGAATGGTTTCAGATCTCCCCCTCGTAAATGGTGCCTAATTAATGTTATTAACATATAAAAGAGCACCAGTCAACATCCAAATCTTTTTTGAGCATTGCGAGTGGAAAGATTTCTGTAGCTTTCCAAATACCTGTAGTACTCTGCAACAAGAAAAATGTGTATGTCTGTTCGTAACCTGACATGGCGGTAAGCACTTTTTCATATCAAAGATGGTTTTTATAATTCTGAGTGGTATAATAGTAGTAGTATAATTCTGAATACACGATTACAATATACGCatattttataaatgaggccccagttCATTTACTAGATAAGGTTCGTTCTCCTTCAGCACTTTGCAGAATTCTACTTTTGCATTATCTCCTCCAGACTCCAGAGTATCCAACAAGTGTCTCATTTTCTCCTGTGGTGTTTCTGCAGCATGAATCTTATTCCACATTTCACGAGTAATCATGTTTTTGCTCTTCAGACTATCAGCAATCGCCATCCCTGATAAAGCCCTCTTAATGAGTTTATCACCATGTGTGTTGACAAATTCAGTTTCTAATTGAAACAAAAGATGTTTTACGTTAGTCTTCAGAAGAGTGTACAGTATGTGTGAGACAATTACAAGGAGGAACGTAGGCTAATTGAAACATTCAGTATTAAGGTCAGACCTGGGATCCTTGTCTGTgcagatggttctacacctttaCTTGGTGCtgttaatgaaaaaaaaagtaataatattaaaaaagacaTTACTGAGAaatctaaaaacatttttaaaatgatcaGAATCTTCTGAAGTCTCACTCCTTGCAAGGAATAAACCACTATCTTTCCTGCCTCAAGCTTTAGGACACACCACACAGcacaaaaaaaaagataaacgTTATATGTTATATGTTTGGACAATTCATGCAAATAAACCTGTTTCAAGCAGTTCTTTATATTGAAATTATTTTAGTTATATTAGTTGTATTTTAGTTTATCCTTTTAATGCAGTCACTCTATTTAAGGTCCTCATTTCTTTGTGCCTAATAAATACTGCTGAtcacaaaataaacacattaactTAACCCCTTAATTGTCACCATCCCACTTGCTCTACTTTTTGTAGTCACATATTTTAGTAATCATCAAATTATCATTCGAAAGCTTAAAACCTCAGAAATTCAACCTGTGAAAACCATTTGGAAACCAATGGCCTTAACTacaatgtacttacatttaaaataatcattcagtacaatgtacttattgtgtacatacatgtttgtacattgtacttatattttttttaaaaacctatatgcaattatttgtatattttttaaaattaccactgttgacccataccctaacccacccttaaacctacccataccacaaacctgtccctaaccttacccatatcccactttattagaagcaaaagtgtttaaTAGCCAACTAATATAAagttaccttttttatatcaacttAAAATTTgcaacataacttatttagacataaggactggattaaaaaatattttgtaaaatatttttttataaaacaaaaaaaactggtacatgcattttttatcagtaaatttaaacttataACTTTTTGatactttaatattttgaatcttAGAAAAGAGTCCAACTTTAGGTCTGTATTCCAAAGCATTCATGATTTATAACAATTTAAGTTTGAATAGTGCACTTTAACATCTATGTTCAAAAATGGGCGGTGACAATTATAATTAGgggttatttatatatttaaagtcaTTTAGCACTGTCAGCACAGATAGCCTTGTAGTTAGTGTGCCGACATAAAACCCAAGTTCGATTCCTGTCTCTTCCTGATCCCTCCCCCCTCTCTTCACCCAAAGCTTTCCTGTTTGCGCTCTACTGTCCCATCAAATGAAGACAAAAGACCAAAAAAAGTAgcaaaagcctcctttagcgatccaatgtgtttttgtaaaaaaaaaaaaaattcatatttaaaacgtaagaatcactttaatataGCTTGTGCAGTTTTACaaggaacttgctgctttgggaagggtcttggcaggactgaaacactgtcttgttcgccaattgcaatgcagtgggactgctaaccaatcacaacacatttcactTTTCGGAAAGGCCATTTGTGCCAGGTTGGGGAGAAAAGTATTGCAATAATGTGCTATGCTTTTAAAGTAGCCTCCTACTCAACCGTTGAGCAACAGAATGAGTACCTGTAAGAAGGATTCGCTGTCTGTGCCACACTTCGTTCCCTTTTTTAGGTTTGTCCAAAATGCTTAGTCCGACCTCCTCAACGCTGACATCCAGAAACACTTCAAATGTGGGATGATAGTTTGGACCAAAATTAAGCTTAAACAACTGACtctaaaaaaaaatggaatggaATTCATATAATTTTTAGCTTAAAAAActgatgtaaaaatgtaattggaCATGTTATGTCAGCTGTTATTCAATAAATATTATGTTACCTTTGGTTGCACTACACATTTCTCTTGCTGACAATGTAGACTGTATTCTCTGTCTGGAAACAAGTAACATTGCGAAGTTGTCTCAATGTATGTTTTGTTGTGGTGCTTGAGCTGGACCTTAAGGAAATTGGGGGGTGTAGGGGAAGGGACAAAAAAACaaattcacacacaaaaaaaacagtatttcagCACAGACTTGCATCATATTCAAATCACCAAATGCACGCCACTTCAACCGTATATAAATTAACATGTGACATAACACAgagagcaacaacaaaaataataatgtcAATATACAAAAGCAGTAATAACGTATATAAACAAATAGAGGACCTTTGATAGATAcaggttttattttataaaactaaGGAGCAATACGCTCTGATAGCAGTACCTCGGATACTGGAACATTCCCTGGAAGCAAGTGGACATTAAGTATTTTCTCTTTATGCTCATGTGTTATTGTTCGAAGGAAGAGCAAAACCTGGCCATCAATCTGTGAGCTAAATGTATTTCTTATCCAGACGAGCACAAAACTGCTGAGGTCTCTGATGTCAACCATCACATGAGTTTCTGTCACTTTGAGTGGCGGCATTATTTCTACATTACCACCAGTGAAATGTGCTACAGCCAAACTGTCCTTTTTTTCCTCTGAAAAATACATTTAAGAACTTTGTTATTTGGTCAAATAAAAGTAGTTTTTTCTAATTATACTTTGAC encodes:
- the LOC141342416 gene encoding NACHT, LRR and PYD domains-containing protein 1b allele 2-like translates to MTQNNDVQNKTCGSSNSLTCSRSAFHTVLCSMTRSAELPQRVSHDGITLLTEAQTNCGKIHNEYQDIYQQNREASRMRCEEVLRDVFDKMEKSISDGSYLKKRGGYQKYRDTLAQLTSDYRSEDVLSKYLRAKEEIGNIILQADQYLNAAEREKEDQGSDSVSYLSLKAQSSARPSTEDTKVFTPELVHRGDEDKHNNTYRFVCPHAGQFQCSLTSLVFVMEGKGEVLYRVVSWDPCLLDLLGQMKPAGPLYNIDCSAKSVSRLLFPHCVIYSEEKKDSLAVAHFTGGNVEIMPPLKVTETHVMVDIRDLSSFVLVWIRNTFSSQIDGQVLLFLRTITHEHKEKILNVHLLPGNVPVSEVQLKHHNKTYIETTSQCYLFPDREYSLHCQQEKCVVQPKSQLFKLNFGPNYHPTFEVFLDVSVEEVGLSILDKPKKGNEVWHRQRILLTAPSKGVEPSAQTRIPETEFVNTHGDKLIKRALSGMAIADSLKSKNMITREMWNKIHAAETPQEKMRHLLDTLESGGDNAKVEFCKVLKENEPYLVNELGPHL